Part of the Nocardioides perillae genome is shown below.
CAGGTCTACCTGCCGCTGTCGCGGATGCTGAGCATGTACGTCGGGTCCGCCCGGCGGCTGCACCACGAGCAGGAGGAGTTCCTCGGCAAGCCCCAGCCGCCGCGCACGCCCTTCGTCATCGGCCTCGCGGGCTCGGTGGCCGCGGGCAAGTCCACGACCGCCCGCGTGCTGCAGCAGATGCTGGCGCACTGGCCCGAGCACCCCCACGTCGCGCTGGTGACCACCGACGGCTTCCTGCTGCCCAACACCGAGCTCGAGCGCCGCGGCCTGCTGCAGCGCAAGGGCTTCCCCGAGTCCTACGACCGCAAGGCGCTGCTGCGCTTCGTCGTCGACATCAAGTCGGGCAAGGAGGAGGTCGAGGCGCCGGTCTACTCCCACCGCGACTACGACGTGCTGCGCGGCGAGAAGGTCGTCGTGCGCCGCCCCGACATCGTCATCGTCGAGGGCCTCAACGTCCTGCAGCCGGCCCGCGTGCGCGAGGACGGCCGCACCGGCCTGGCGGTCAGCGACTTCTTCGACTTCTCCGTCTACGTCGACGCTGCGACCTCCGACATCCGCCGGTGGTACGTCGAGCGCTTCCTGCGGCTGCGCGAGACCGCCTTCCGCGACCCGCAGTCCTACTTCAGCAAGTACGCCGACCTCTCCCCCGACGAGGCCGCCGCGGAGGCCGAGCGCATCTGGGACGCCATCAACGGCCCGAACCTCACCCAGAACGTGCTCCCCACCCGCTCGCGCGCCACCCTCGTGCTGCGCAAGGACGCCGACCACTCCGTGCGCTACGTGCGGCTGCGCAAGCTCTGAGCGGGTACCGGCTAGGTCCGACCCCGACGCGAGGAGCGCCCGTGACGCAGACGCCGCAGGACCTGCCCGACTTCGAGCCCGACCACGACCAGGACGCCGAGCCGGCCTCGCGCCCCGACGGCGGCGCCGCGAGCGACGGCGGCCAGGAGGAGCAGGCAGGCGACCAGGACGCCGGTCCGGCGTCCTCCTGACGCCCTACCCGTCGCCGGCCGCGCTCACGCAAGCGTGCGCGAGAACTCCCCGAGCCGCTCGACGGGGCGGAAGCCGAGGGCGACGTTGACGGCGACCATGTGCTCGTTGACCTCGGCGTTGTAGGTGATCAGCCGCGTGACGTCGGGCCGCTCGGCCTGCAGCAGCCGCAGGTTCGCCACCTTGACGGCCACGCCGAGGCGGTGGCCGCGGTGGTCGCGGTGCACCAGGGTGCCCCACTGGTAGGCGCGGCCCGGCTCGTGCACGGTCGTCGCGAGGTCGGTGTAGGCGACCACGGTGCCGTCGGCGTCGAGCGCGACCGCGGAGTACTTCGTGCGCCCCTGTCGCCGCACCGTCTCCTCCTTGACCCGCACGAGCGCCGGGTCGACGTCCTCCGCCTCGAGCTGCAGGTCGCCCATGGGGGCCTCCACGACGAGCTGCCCGACGAGCGCGGCCCAGCCCTCGAGGAGCTCGTCGGGCACCGGCCCGACGAAGGCCCGCAGGGTGTACGCCGTGTGGTACGGCGCCGCCTCGGCGGCGAGGCGGTCGAGGAGGGCGCCGTCGACCGGGAGGTCCAGCACGCGCTGCACGTCGCCGAGCGCGTTGCTCCACCCGTGGCGCTGCAGGAACTCCACCCCCGGCACCCCGGCGCCGTCGGGTCCGAGGTCGTGGGCCCAGCCGACCTCGCCGTCGAGCAGGGTCCGGCCGGCGGCGCGGGCCCGCTCGGTGAGGTGCTCCAGCAGGGCGCTGCCGTGGCCCCGCCGGCGGTGGTCGGGGTGCACGTGCACCGCCATCCAGGCGTGGTCGCGGTTGTCGCGCTGCGGGAGCTCGAGGTAGCCCGCGGCCACGACCTCGCCGCCGTCGAGGCCCGCCCACAGCTCGATCGTGCGGCTGTCGTCGTCGGCGAGCACGTCGACCCGGACCTCGTCGTGCTGCCAGGCGGTGGCGGTGTCCTCGCGACCGTGCAGCTCGGCGGCGAGGTAGGTCGCGTGCCACCCGTCGTACAGCGAGGAGCGCTCGCCGTCGGGCGGCGCGGGGACGGGGACGATCTCGAGGCTCACGAGCCACGAGCCTAGGCACGCGGGACCCGAGGGAGCGACCGGTTTTCGGGCGGCGCGCCTCAGAGCGCGAGGCGGTCGCGCACCACGGTCGCGAGGCGCTCGGCGACCGCCGAGGCCTCCTCGGCCGTGCCGGCCTCGACCATGACGCGCACGAGGTCCTCCGTGCCGGAGGGGCGCAGCAGCACGCGGCCGCCGTCGCCGAGCACGGCCTCCTCCTCGGCCACCGCGGCGGCGAGGATCGTGTCGTCGTCGGCGCGGGTCTTGTCGACGCCCGGCACGTTGACGAGCACCTGCGGCAGCCGCGTCACCACGCCGGCGAGCTCGGCGAGGGGGCGGCCGGTGACGGCCATGCGCTCCAGCACGTGCAGCGCGGTCAGGATGCCGTCGCCGGTGGTGGCGAAGTCGCTCATGATGACGTGGCCCGACTGCTCACCGCCGAGGGAGTAGCCGGCGACGTTCATCGCCTCGAGCACGTAGCGGTCGCCCACCTTGGTCTGGCGGACGCCCACGCCGGCGGCGCGCATCGCCTGCACGAAGCCGAGGTTGCTCATCACGGTGGCCACGACGGTGTCGCGGGCCAGGCGCCCCTGCTCGCGCAGGCCGAGCGCCAGCACGGCGAGGATCTGGTCGCCGTCGACGACCGCACCGGTGTGGTCGACGGCCAGGCAGCGGTCGGCGTCGCCGTCGAGCGCGAAGCCCGCGTCGGCGCCGTGCTCGAGCACCGCGGCGCGCAGCGGCTCGAGGTGGGTCGAGCCGCAGCCGTCGTTGATGTTGAGGCCGTCGGGCGAGGCGTGGATGGCCACGACCTCGGCGCCCGCGGCCGCCAGCGCCCGCGGTCCGGCCTCGGAGGCCGCGCCCTCGGCGCAGTCGAGCACGACGGTGAGGCCGGCCAGCGGCTGGGCGAGCGTCTCGACGAGGTGCCGGGCGTAGTCCTCGACGGCGGTGGGGTGGGTGCGCACGCGACCGACGGCGGCGCCGGTGGGGCGCTCCCACGACTGGCCGACACGCGCCTCGATCTCCTGCTCGACGCGGTCGTCGAGCTTGCGCCCGCCGCGGGCGAGGAACTTGATGCCGTTGTCGGGCATCGGGTTGTGGCTCGCCGAGAGCACCACGCCGAGGTCCGCGTCGAGCGCGGCGGTCAGGTGCGCGACGCCCGGCGTCGGGAGCACGCCGAGCAGCACGACGTCGACCCCGGCCGAGGCCAGGCCCGCGACCACGGCGGCCTCGAGGAACTGCCCGGAGACACGCGTGTCCCGGCCGACCACGGCGAGCGGGCGCCCCCCGGGACGGGGGACGTGCAGCTCGTCGTGGTCGGCCAGGACACGGGCGGCGACGACGGAGAGGTCCAGGGCCAGCTCGGCGGTCAACCGACCGTTGGCCAGGCCCCGGACCCCGTCCGTGCCGAACAGCTTCTGCAACGCAGGAGCCGGGTGCGTCAGCGCTTGCTGAACTGGGGCGCCTTGCGCGCCTTCTTCAGACCGGCCTTCTTGCGCTCGATGACGCGGGCGTCGCGGGTGAGCAGCCCGGCCTTCTTCAGCGACGGGCGGTTGGCCTCGACGTCGACGGCGTTGAGGCAGCGGGCCACGCCGAGGCGCAGCGCGCCGGCCTGACCGGTGATGCCGCCGCCGTGGATGCGCGCGATCACGTCGAAGCGGCCGTCGAGCCCGAGGTTGGCGAAGGGCTCGTTGACGACCTGCTGGTGCAGCTTGTTGGGGAAGTAGCTGTCGAGGTCGCGACCGTTGACCGTCCACTGGCCGGTGCCCGGCACGATGCGGACACGGGCGACGGCGGCCTTGCGGCGGCCGGTGGCGGCAGCCGGCGCGATCGTCGCGGGGCGGGCCTCGGTGTCGGCGGAGGGGGCGCTCTCGGAGGAGTAGGCGACGCCGCTCTCGTCGGTGGTGTAGGTCTCCTCGACCTCGGGGGTGGTGGTCTCGGCCACGGGAAGTCCTCGCTCGTCCTGGGTCGTCGTCACTGGGAGATCTGGGTGATCTCGAAGGGCTTGGCCTGCTGGGCCTGGTGGGGGTGCTCCGGGCCGGAGTAGACCTTGAGCTTCTTCAGGACCTGACGGCCCAGGCGGTTCTTGGGCAGCATGCCCCAGACCGCGGCCTCGACGGCCTTGCGGGCGTCCTTCTCGAGGACCTCGCCGATCGGCGTGGCGGTGAGACCGCCCGGGAAGCCGGAGTGGCGGTAGGCCATCTTCGTGGTCTTCTTCGTGCCGGTCAGGGCGACCTTCTCGGCGTTGACGACGATGACGAAGTCGCCCATGTCCATGTGCGGCGCGAAGGTCGGCTTGTGCTTGCCCCGCAGGAGGTTCGCGGTGGTGACGGCCAGGCGACCGAGGACGACGTCGGTCGCGTCGATCACGTGCCACTCGCGCTGGATGTCAGCGGGCTTGGGGCTGTACGTGCGCACGGCAGTACTTCCTGTTCTCGTTCGTGGACCCGGACGGTGGACCCGCCGGGCGGTGGAGCCACGCCTGCTGACGAACACGGCCCGGCTCGACTCGCACCCCCGACGCAGCGGGGGCGGACCGTCCGGATCTGCACCGCGGCGGGCCGGAGGACTCCGGCGCACCGAGGCACGGCAACAGGCGCGGGGAGCGACGATACGCGAGCGCGCGCCCGGGCAGCAATTCCCGGCCCCGGCTTCGCCCTGCAGCCGTCCCCGGACTAGGTTGGCCGGGACCACCCCACTCTGCAGCCTCTCACCGTAGCGAGGAGCCGACGTGACCTCCGAGTCGCTCACCGTCCGTGACAACCGCACCGGACAGGAGTACGACGTCCCGATCGTGGACGGCACCATCAAGGCCGCCGACCTGGGCAAGATCCGCCCGGGCGAGGACCAGCCCGGCCTGGCGGTCTACGACCCCGGCTTCGTCAACACCGCGTCGTGCCGCTCGTCGGTCACCTTCATCGACGGCGAGAAGGGCATCCTCGAGTACCGCGGCTACCCCATCGAGCAGCTGGCGGAGAACTCGACCTTCCTCGAGGTCGCCTACCTGCTGATCCACGGCGACCTGCCCACCAAGGAGCAGTACGACGCCTGGGTGCACGAGATCACCTACCACACGTTCGTCCACGAGAACGTGAAGACCTTCATGCAGGGCTTCCGCTACGACGCGCACCCGATGGGCATGCTCATGGCCTCGGTCGGTGCGCTGTCGACCTTCTACCCCGACGCCCGCAACATCGGCGACCCCGAGAACCGCCACATGCAGATCGTGCGGATGATCGCGAAGATGCCGACGCTCGGCGCCTGGTCCTTCCGCCACGCCCAGGGCAAGCCCTACGTCTACCCCGACAACGACCTGGGCTACACCGCCAACTTCCTCTCGATGCTCTTCAAGATGAGCGAGAGCAAGCACGAGGCCGACCCGCGCCTGGTCAAGGCGCTCGACGTGCTGTTCATCCTGCACGCCGACCACGAGCAGAACGCCTCCACCAACGCCGTCCGCTCGGTGGGCTCGACCCAGGTCGACCCCTACTCCGCCGTGGCCGCCGGCGTCGGCGCCCTCTACGGCCCGCTGCACGGCGGCGCCAACGAGGCCGTGCTGCGGATGCTCCGCCGCATCGGCTCGAAGGAGAACATCCCGGCCTTCATCCAGGGCGTGAAGAACGGCGACGAGAAGCTCATGGGCTTCGGTCACCGGGTCTACAAGAACTACGACCCGCGCGCCAAGATCATCAAGAAGGCCTGCGACGACGTCTTCGAGGTCACCGGGGTCAACCCGCTGCTCGAGATCGCCCAGGAGCTGGAGAAGATCGCCCTCGAGGACGAGTACTTCGTCCAGCGCAAGCTCTACCCCAACGTCGACTTCTACTCCGGGCTGATCTACGAGGCCTTCCAGTTCCCGCCGGAGATGTTCACCGTCCTCTTCGCCATCGGCCGCACCCCGGGCTGGCTGGCCCAGTGGCTCGAGCTGACGCAGGACAAGGAGCAGAAGATCGCGCGGCCCAAGCAGATCTACACCGGCGCGCGCACGCTCGACTTCGTGCCCGCCGCGGAGCGCTGGGCCTGAGCCAGCGGCTCCCACCAGGGCCCGGCACCGAGCACCGCACCGAGCCCGAGGGCCGGCCCCCGCGTCAGCGGAGGCCGGCCCTCAGCTCGTCCAGGGCGTGCGCGAGCGTGACCTGCGGCGTCCAGCCCCAGGACCGGGCGCGGTCGCTGCGCACCTGCCCGCTCCACCCGGGCTCCTCGCTCCACGCCGGCTCGACCCCCACCGCCTCGGCGACGGTGCCGGCGTAGTCGCGCCAGGTCGCCGGCTCCCCGGCGACCGTCACCGCCGTCGTCCCCCCGGCGAGCGGGCCGCGGTCCGGGTCGTCGGCCAGCGGGACCCGTCCGGTGGCGACGTCGGCGACCAGCGCTGCCAGGTCCTCGACGTGCACCCAGGCGAAGCTGCGCTCGGGGTGGCCGGCCAGGTGCGAGGGGTCGCGGCGCGCGTCGGCGGGGCGCAGCGTGTTCCACACCGAGCTCTCCCCCGGGCCGAGCACCGCAGGCGGGCGGACCAGCACGCGCGTGGGTCCCTCGAGCGCCGCGATCGCGGCGTCGGTGTCGCGCTTGGTGACCGGGTAGTCCCCGGCGTCGTCGTCGACGAGCGGTGCGTCCTGGTCGACGTCGCCGACGCCGGGGCTGCGGTCGTGCACGGCCGCGGTCGACAGGTGCACCGCCAGCGGCACGCCGGCGTCGTGCGCGGCCCTCACGAGCGCCGGTGTGGCCTCGACGCCGACCGCCTGCTGCGTCGCCCGGTCGCTGCCCATCGGGTGCACGGTCGTGACCAGCGCGTCGGCGCCGACCACCACGGTCTCGGCCACGTCGGCCTGGGCGAAGGACCCCACGACCTCCTCCGCCCCCGCCGGAGCGGTGCCGGCACGGCGTACGACGGCGCGCACGCGCGCGCCCCGCTGCAGCAGGGCGCGGGTCACCGCCTCGCCGACGAGGCCGTTGGCCCCGGTGACCACGACCAGGGGGCTGGCCGGGGCGGCGGTGGCCGCCGACGCGCTGCTGCTGGTGCTCGAGGTGGGGGTGCGGCTCGAGGTGGGGGTGGAGGTCGTCTCGCTCACGACCCCCACCGTGCCACCGGCGCGGGTGCCCTCAGACCACCTGGCTCTCGCGGCTCGCCCAGAAGGGCGCGCGCAGGTCGCGCTTGAGGATCTTGCCGGTGGGGTTGCGCGGCAGCGCCTCGACGACGTCGACCGACCTGGGGCACTTGAAGTGCGCGAGGTGCTCGCGGCTGTAGGCGATCAGCTGCGCCTCGCTCACCGAGGTGCCCTCCTTCAGCACGACCACGGCCTTGACCGCCTCGCCCCAGGTCTCGTCGGGCACGCCGATGACGGCGACCTCGAGCACCGCGGGGTGCTCGGCGAGGACCCGCTCGACCTCGGGCGAGTAGATGTTCTCCCCGCCGCTGATGATCATGTCCTTGAGCCGGTCCTGCACGAAGACGAAGCCGTCGGCGTCGAGGCGCCCCATGTCGCCGGTGCGGAACCAGCCGTCGTCGGTGACGACCTCGGCCGTCGCCTCCGGCTTGCCGAGGTAGCCCTTCATGAGCTGGCGGGTGCGCAGCCAGATCTCGCCGTGCTCGCCCGTCGCGACCTCCTCCAGCGAGGTGGGGTCGACGACCTTGACCTCCACGCCCGGCACGGGCCGCCCGGCCGACACCAGCCGCTCGGGGTGGCCCGAGGCGGCGGCCTCGCGGTGCTCGTCGGGCAGCAGGTGCGTGGCCACGCCGGCGACCTCGGTCAGGCCGTAGACCTGCAGGAAGTCGGTCTCGGGCCACGCCTCCATCGCGGCGCGCAGCAGCGGGGGCGGCATCGGGGCGGCGCCGTAGGTGTAGGTGCGCAGCCCGGCGAACAGCCTCACCGCGTCGGGCCCGGACTGCAGCACCTGCGCGAGGACCGCGGGCACCAGGAAGGTGCGGTTGGCGCCCTGCAGGATCGCGCCGGCCAGCGAGGCGCCGTCGGGCTCACGGGTCATCACCGACTCCACGCCGTCGTGGATGCCGAAGAGCACGTAGGAGGAGCCGCCCACGTGGAAGAGCGGCATGGCGACCAGGGACTTGTCGCCGGGCTCGAAGCTCCAGCCGTCGTGGGCGTTGACCGTGTGGCAGACCATGTTCTCGTGCGTGAGCATCACGCCCTTGGGGCGCCCGGTGGTGCCGGAGGAGTACATCACCAGGCAGGTGTCGTCGACCTGCACGTCGGGGCCGCGTCCCACCGGCTCGTGCTGCGCCAGCCACGCTTCGTACTCGTCGTCGTCGCCGCCCTCGGGTGTCACCTCCACGACCGTGCGCACGGCGGGGAGGGCCCCGCGCCGGCGCAGCGCCGCGACGGTCGGGGCGAGCTCGCGGCCGACGAAGAGCACCTGGGCGCCGCAGTCCTCGACGGCGTACTCGACCTCGTCGGGCGACGAGCGCCAGTTGACGATCGCGTTGGCGGCACCCAGCGACCCGGCGGCGAGGCTGACCTCGACGCAGGCCGGGTGGTTCTTGTCGAGGAACGACACCACGTCGCCGCGGCGCACGCCGAGCGCCTGCAGCCCCCCGGCCGCGCGACGGACCCGGTCGTCCCACTGCGACCACGTCCACGTGCGGCCGAGGTAGGTCATCGCCGCCGCGTCGGGGGTCTCGCGGGCCCAGTGGGCCAGCCGGTCGTCGACGAAGCGGGGGTCGGGTGAGCTCACGGGGGGCCTTCCGGTCGGACGGGCGTGGGGTGCGGCGATTGTGACCCAGCGCACACGGGGCCGCAACGAGGTCTTCGCCCGTTGCCAGCGCACCCTCAGGTGTCGCACAGGGTCGTCCGGGAACCTCGAG
Proteins encoded:
- the coaA gene encoding type I pantothenate kinase, whose amino-acid sequence is MAPPGAAVPDESGREPSPYVELDRTSWAALARTTEAPLTPAEIARVRGLGDALDLDEVQQVYLPLSRMLSMYVGSARRLHHEQEEFLGKPQPPRTPFVIGLAGSVAAGKSTTARVLQQMLAHWPEHPHVALVTTDGFLLPNTELERRGLLQRKGFPESYDRKALLRFVVDIKSGKEEVEAPVYSHRDYDVLRGEKVVVRRPDIVIVEGLNVLQPARVREDGRTGLAVSDFFDFSVYVDAATSDIRRWYVERFLRLRETAFRDPQSYFSKYADLSPDEAAAEAERIWDAINGPNLTQNVLPTRSRATLVLRKDADHSVRYVRLRKL
- a CDS encoding GNAT family N-acetyltransferase, yielding MSLEIVPVPAPPDGERSSLYDGWHATYLAAELHGREDTATAWQHDEVRVDVLADDDSRTIELWAGLDGGEVVAAGYLELPQRDNRDHAWMAVHVHPDHRRRGHGSALLEHLTERARAAGRTLLDGEVGWAHDLGPDGAGVPGVEFLQRHGWSNALGDVQRVLDLPVDGALLDRLAAEAAPYHTAYTLRAFVGPVPDELLEGWAALVGQLVVEAPMGDLQLEAEDVDPALVRVKEETVRRQGRTKYSAVALDADGTVVAYTDLATTVHEPGRAYQWGTLVHRDHRGHRLGVAVKVANLRLLQAERPDVTRLITYNAEVNEHMVAVNVALGFRPVERLGEFSRTLA
- the glmM gene encoding phosphoglucosamine mutase — translated: MQKLFGTDGVRGLANGRLTAELALDLSVVAARVLADHDELHVPRPGGRPLAVVGRDTRVSGQFLEAAVVAGLASAGVDVVLLGVLPTPGVAHLTAALDADLGVVLSASHNPMPDNGIKFLARGGRKLDDRVEQEIEARVGQSWERPTGAAVGRVRTHPTAVEDYARHLVETLAQPLAGLTVVLDCAEGAASEAGPRALAAAGAEVVAIHASPDGLNINDGCGSTHLEPLRAAVLEHGADAGFALDGDADRCLAVDHTGAVVDGDQILAVLALGLREQGRLARDTVVATVMSNLGFVQAMRAAGVGVRQTKVGDRYVLEAMNVAGYSLGGEQSGHVIMSDFATTGDGILTALHVLERMAVTGRPLAELAGVVTRLPQVLVNVPGVDKTRADDDTILAAAVAEEEAVLGDGGRVLLRPSGTEDLVRVMVEAGTAEEASAVAERLATVVRDRLAL
- the rpsI gene encoding 30S ribosomal protein S9; protein product: MAETTTPEVEETYTTDESGVAYSSESAPSADTEARPATIAPAAATGRRKAAVARVRIVPGTGQWTVNGRDLDSYFPNKLHQQVVNEPFANLGLDGRFDVIARIHGGGITGQAGALRLGVARCLNAVDVEANRPSLKKAGLLTRDARVIERKKAGLKKARKAPQFSKR
- the rplM gene encoding 50S ribosomal protein L13; translated protein: MRTYSPKPADIQREWHVIDATDVVLGRLAVTTANLLRGKHKPTFAPHMDMGDFVIVVNAEKVALTGTKKTTKMAYRHSGFPGGLTATPIGEVLEKDARKAVEAAVWGMLPKNRLGRQVLKKLKVYSGPEHPHQAQQAKPFEITQISQ
- a CDS encoding citrate synthase, which codes for MTSESLTVRDNRTGQEYDVPIVDGTIKAADLGKIRPGEDQPGLAVYDPGFVNTASCRSSVTFIDGEKGILEYRGYPIEQLAENSTFLEVAYLLIHGDLPTKEQYDAWVHEITYHTFVHENVKTFMQGFRYDAHPMGMLMASVGALSTFYPDARNIGDPENRHMQIVRMIAKMPTLGAWSFRHAQGKPYVYPDNDLGYTANFLSMLFKMSESKHEADPRLVKALDVLFILHADHEQNASTNAVRSVGSTQVDPYSAVAAGVGALYGPLHGGANEAVLRMLRRIGSKENIPAFIQGVKNGDEKLMGFGHRVYKNYDPRAKIIKKACDDVFEVTGVNPLLEIAQELEKIALEDEYFVQRKLYPNVDFYSGLIYEAFQFPPEMFTVLFAIGRTPGWLAQWLELTQDKEQKIARPKQIYTGARTLDFVPAAERWA
- a CDS encoding NAD-dependent epimerase/dehydratase family protein produces the protein MSETTSTPTSSRTPTSSTSSSASAATAAPASPLVVVTGANGLVGEAVTRALLQRGARVRAVVRRAGTAPAGAEEVVGSFAQADVAETVVVGADALVTTVHPMGSDRATQQAVGVEATPALVRAAHDAGVPLAVHLSTAAVHDRSPGVGDVDQDAPLVDDDAGDYPVTKRDTDAAIAALEGPTRVLVRPPAVLGPGESSVWNTLRPADARRDPSHLAGHPERSFAWVHVEDLAALVADVATGRVPLADDPDRGPLAGGTTAVTVAGEPATWRDYAGTVAEAVGVEPAWSEEPGWSGQVRSDRARSWGWTPQVTLAHALDELRAGLR
- a CDS encoding long-chain-fatty-acid--CoA ligase, giving the protein MSSPDPRFVDDRLAHWARETPDAAAMTYLGRTWTWSQWDDRVRRAAGGLQALGVRRGDVVSFLDKNHPACVEVSLAAGSLGAANAIVNWRSSPDEVEYAVEDCGAQVLFVGRELAPTVAALRRRGALPAVRTVVEVTPEGGDDDEYEAWLAQHEPVGRGPDVQVDDTCLVMYSSGTTGRPKGVMLTHENMVCHTVNAHDGWSFEPGDKSLVAMPLFHVGGSSYVLFGIHDGVESVMTREPDGASLAGAILQGANRTFLVPAVLAQVLQSGPDAVRLFAGLRTYTYGAAPMPPPLLRAAMEAWPETDFLQVYGLTEVAGVATHLLPDEHREAAASGHPERLVSAGRPVPGVEVKVVDPTSLEEVATGEHGEIWLRTRQLMKGYLGKPEATAEVVTDDGWFRTGDMGRLDADGFVFVQDRLKDMIISGGENIYSPEVERVLAEHPAVLEVAVIGVPDETWGEAVKAVVVLKEGTSVSEAQLIAYSREHLAHFKCPRSVDVVEALPRNPTGKILKRDLRAPFWASRESQVV